Proteins encoded in a region of the Sterolibacterium denitrificans genome:
- the lapB gene encoding lipopolysaccharide assembly protein LapB, with protein MPGGFEIQLWWLLALPLFFVFGWVAARIDIKHLVRESRTLPRSYFKGLNFLLNEQPDKAIEAFIEAAKIDPETIELHFALGNLFRRRGEVDRAIRVHQNLIERSNDVEGQLGQLSDEQRLHALSELGQDYLKAGLLDHAEDIFVKLRGTQRDEEALRFLLEIYQQGKDWPRSIEIARSLPEHAGHLWQKEIANFHCELAASALLHGQLVEAHHHLDAALAVNRKCVRATLLQGEVALAENDTAAAIEFWKRIEQQSPVYLSLVAPKLLEAFRKEGREEAGMRLLRGWFAEHPSLDLLDTVYHSEFQSAGPEAAYRLVRDELRRNPTLLGLDKFYEAQTQIAPQEQRADLELVKNLIHTHTRRVARYRCDSCGFKARQFYWRCPACGGWETYLPKRTEEFDLQP; from the coding sequence ATGCCTGGCGGATTCGAGATTCAGCTTTGGTGGCTGCTGGCCCTGCCACTGTTTTTTGTGTTCGGCTGGGTGGCCGCGCGCATAGACATCAAGCATCTGGTGCGTGAATCGCGCACCCTGCCGCGTTCCTATTTCAAGGGTCTGAACTTCCTGCTCAACGAGCAGCCGGACAAGGCCATCGAGGCTTTCATCGAAGCGGCCAAGATCGATCCGGAAACCATAGAGTTGCATTTCGCTCTCGGCAATCTGTTTCGCCGCCGTGGCGAGGTGGATCGCGCCATCCGCGTGCATCAGAACCTGATCGAGCGCAGCAACGATGTGGAAGGCCAATTGGGCCAGCTATCCGATGAACAGCGTCTGCACGCCTTGTCGGAATTGGGGCAGGACTATCTCAAGGCGGGCCTGCTCGATCATGCCGAAGATATTTTCGTCAAATTGCGCGGCACGCAGCGCGATGAGGAAGCCCTGCGTTTTTTGCTCGAAATCTATCAGCAGGGAAAAGACTGGCCGCGCTCGATCGAGATCGCCCGCAGTCTGCCGGAACATGCCGGTCATCTGTGGCAGAAGGAGATCGCCAATTTCCATTGCGAACTGGCTGCCTCGGCTTTGTTGCACGGCCAACTGGTCGAAGCTCACCATCATCTCGATGCCGCGCTTGCCGTGAATCGCAAGTGCGTGCGCGCCACGCTGCTGCAAGGCGAAGTCGCACTGGCAGAGAATGACACGGCTGCCGCCATTGAATTCTGGAAACGCATCGAGCAGCAAAGTCCGGTGTATCTGTCGCTGGTGGCGCCCAAGCTGCTCGAAGCCTTCCGCAAGGAAGGACGTGAGGAAGCCGGCATGCGCTTGCTGCGCGGCTGGTTTGCCGAGCACCCGTCGCTGGATCTGCTGGATACGGTGTATCACTCCGAGTTTCAGTCGGCAGGCCCCGAGGCGGCCTATCGGCTGGTGCGTGACGAGCTGCGGCGCAATCCGACCCTGCTGGGACTCGACAAATTCTACGAAGCGCAAACGCAGATCGCTCCGCAGGAACAGCGGGCCGACCTGGAGCTGGTCAAGAACCTGATCCACACGCATACCCGCCGCGTCGCCCGCTATCGTTGCGACAGTTGCGGCTTCAAGGCGCGCCAGTTCTATTGGCGTTGCCCGGCCTGCGGCGGCTGGGAAACCTATCTGCCGAAACGCACGGAAGAATTCGATCTGCAACCGTAA
- a CDS encoding LapA family protein, with amino-acid sequence MRILVWSLRIIIFIVLFGLAIKNSGPVELRLYFDNAWQVALSLVILGSFIAGTVVGITAGLATMIRQRREISRLQDQLHVHEISQAHALRVAAGNHNPPADAPSTR; translated from the coding sequence ATGCGCATCCTGGTCTGGTCATTACGCATCATCATCTTCATCGTGCTGTTTGGCCTTGCCATCAAGAACAGCGGGCCGGTGGAGTTGCGCCTCTATTTCGACAATGCCTGGCAGGTGGCGCTGTCCCTGGTCATACTCGGCAGTTTCATCGCTGGTACGGTGGTCGGCATCACGGCCGGCTTGGCAACCATGATCCGGCAACGCCGTGAAATCAGCCGGTTGCAGGATCAACTGCATGTTCACGAAATCAGCCAGGCTCATGCTCTGCGTGTTGCCGCGGGCAACCACAATCCACCCGCCGATGCGCCCTCAACCCGTTAA
- a CDS encoding integration host factor subunit beta, translating to MTKSELIDRLAARFPQLVAKDADLAVKMILDAMTEALARGDRIEIRGFGSFALNYRPPRIGRNPKSGEKVSVPEKHVPHFKAGKELRERVDQVIGSGGEPG from the coding sequence ATGACAAAGTCCGAGTTGATCGACCGGCTGGCTGCACGTTTTCCCCAGTTGGTCGCCAAGGACGCGGACCTTGCCGTGAAGATGATCCTCGATGCGATGACCGAAGCGCTGGCGCGCGGTGATCGCATCGAGATTCGCGGTTTCGGCAGTTTCGCGCTCAACTACCGGCCACCGCGTATCGGCCGCAATCCCAAGTCCGGCGAAAAGGTGAGCGTGCCCGAAAAGCACGTGCCCCATTTCAAGGCTGGCAAGGAATTGCGGGAACGCGTCGATCAGGTGATCGGCAGTGGTGGGGAGCCGGGCTGA
- the rpsA gene encoding 30S ribosomal protein S1, with product MESFAALFAESLERQEMRAGEVITAEVVRVDHNHVVVNAGLKSESFIPLDEFKNERGEIEAKPGDYVSVAIEMLEDGYGETRLSREKAKRIAAWNDLDKAMNEGTLVKGLITGKVKGGLTVMVNGIRAFLPGSLVDIRPVKDTTPFEGKEFEFKVIKLDRKRNNVVMSRRAVMEANLGEERQSLLENLKEGSVVKGIVKNITDYGAFVDLGGIDGLLHITDLAWRRVRHPSEVLSVGDEVEAKILKFDQEKNRVSLGMKQLGDDPWIGISRRYPSGTRLFGKVTNLTDYGAFVEVEQGIEGLVHVSEMDWTNKNIHPSKVVQLGDEVEVMILEIDEERRRISLGMKQCQSNPWDDFAMNHKKGDKVRGAIKSITDFGIFIGLPGGIDGLVHLSDLSWSTTGEEAKQNFKKGDEIEALVLSIDVEKERISLGIKQMEGDPFTSFVAMHDKNSIVKGSVKTVDQRGAVIDLGGDIEGYLRASEASRDRVEDLRTLFKEGDSVEAMIINVDRKTRGISLSIKARDQAEQNDAMQKLASESGSASTGTTSLGALLKAKLNASQ from the coding sequence ATGGAAAGTTTTGCCGCGCTGTTCGCCGAAAGCCTCGAGCGCCAGGAAATGCGCGCCGGCGAAGTCATTACCGCCGAAGTCGTGCGCGTTGATCACAACCACGTCGTGGTCAATGCCGGCCTCAAGTCCGAAAGTTTCATTCCCCTCGACGAGTTCAAGAACGAACGCGGCGAGATCGAAGCCAAGCCGGGCGACTACGTCAGCGTCGCCATCGAAATGCTCGAAGACGGCTATGGCGAAACCCGCCTCTCGCGCGAAAAGGCCAAGCGCATCGCCGCCTGGAACGATCTCGACAAGGCGATGAACGAAGGTACCCTGGTCAAGGGCCTGATCACCGGCAAGGTGAAGGGCGGCCTGACCGTCATGGTCAACGGCATCCGCGCCTTCCTGCCCGGCTCGCTGGTCGATATCCGTCCGGTTAAGGACACCACGCCTTTCGAAGGCAAGGAATTCGAATTCAAGGTCATCAAGCTCGACCGCAAGCGCAACAACGTCGTCATGTCGCGCCGCGCCGTGATGGAGGCCAACCTTGGCGAAGAGCGCCAGTCGCTGCTGGAAAACCTCAAGGAAGGTTCCGTCGTCAAGGGCATCGTCAAGAACATCACCGATTACGGCGCGTTCGTCGATCTCGGCGGCATCGACGGTCTGCTGCACATCACCGATCTGGCCTGGCGCCGCGTGCGTCATCCGTCCGAAGTGCTGTCGGTCGGCGATGAAGTCGAAGCCAAGATCCTCAAGTTCGACCAGGAGAAGAACCGCGTCTCCCTGGGCATGAAGCAGCTCGGCGACGATCCGTGGATCGGTATCTCGCGCCGCTATCCGTCCGGCACCCGCCTGTTCGGCAAGGTCACCAACCTGACCGACTACGGTGCCTTCGTCGAAGTCGAGCAGGGCATCGAAGGCCTGGTGCACGTCTCGGAAATGGACTGGACCAACAAGAACATCCATCCGTCCAAGGTCGTCCAGCTCGGCGACGAGGTTGAAGTCATGATCCTCGAAATCGACGAGGAGCGCCGCCGCATCTCGCTGGGCATGAAGCAGTGCCAGTCGAATCCGTGGGACGACTTCGCCATGAATCACAAGAAGGGCGACAAGGTGAGGGGCGCGATCAAGTCGATCACCGATTTCGGTATCTTCATCGGTCTGCCCGGCGGCATTGACGGCCTGGTGCATCTGTCCGACCTGTCCTGGTCGACCACGGGCGAGGAAGCCAAGCAGAACTTCAAGAAGGGCGACGAAATCGAGGCGCTGGTGCTCTCCATCGACGTCGAGAAGGAGCGTATCTCGCTGGGCATCAAGCAGATGGAAGGCGATCCGTTCACTAGCTTCGTGGCCATGCACGACAAGAACAGCATCGTCAAGGGCAGCGTCAAGACGGTGGATCAGCGTGGTGCGGTAATCGATCTGGGTGGCGACATCGAAGGTTATCTGCGCGCTTCGGAAGCTTCGCGCGACCGTGTCGAAGACCTGCGCACCTTGTTCAAGGAAGGTGACAGCGTCGAGGCCATGATCATCAATGTCGATCGCAAGACGCGCGGCATCAGTCTTTCGATCAAGGCACGCGATCAGGCCGAGCAGAACGATGCGATGCAGAAGCTGGCTTCCGAGAGCGGTTCCGCCTCGACGGGCACGACCAGCCTGGGCGCCTTGCTCAAGGCGAAGCTGAACGCCTCGCAATAA
- the cmk gene encoding (d)CMP kinase has translation MSGPLPTPVIAIDGPSASGKGTVAALVAQALGFHYLDSGSLYRLTALAALRAGIALDDEARVAALAASLPAAFVGGEILLGGEPATEAIRREECSAGASRVAALPAVRAALLERQRAYRQAPGLVADGRDMGSVVFPDAALKVFLTATAEERANRRHKQLIEKGMSANISTLLQDLQERDARDAARSVAPLQKCADAELLDTTQMSIEQAVQAVLTWYRARAA, from the coding sequence ATGAGCGGCCCGCTTCCGACTCCCGTCATCGCCATCGACGGCCCGTCGGCATCCGGCAAGGGCACGGTGGCCGCGCTGGTGGCGCAGGCGCTCGGCTTCCATTATCTCGACAGCGGCTCGCTGTACCGGTTGACGGCGCTGGCGGCGCTGCGTGCCGGCATCGCACTCGACGACGAGGCGCGCGTTGCGGCACTGGCGGCGAGCCTGCCGGCGGCTTTCGTCGGCGGCGAAATCCTGCTCGGCGGCGAGCCGGCGACCGAGGCGATTCGCCGTGAGGAATGTTCGGCAGGCGCTTCCAGGGTCGCAGCCCTGCCGGCAGTGCGTGCCGCGCTGCTCGAACGCCAGCGCGCCTATCGCCAGGCGCCGGGGCTGGTGGCGGATGGCCGCGACATGGGCTCGGTGGTGTTTCCGGATGCCGCGCTCAAGGTGTTTCTCACCGCAACAGCCGAAGAACGCGCCAATCGACGCCATAAGCAGTTGATCGAAAAAGGGATGTCTGCTAATATCTCGACCCTTTTGCAGGACTTGCAGGAGCGTGATGCGCGCGATGCCGCGCGCAGCGTCGCTCCCCTGCAGAAATGCGCGGATGCGGAGCTGCTCGATACGACGCAGATGTCGATCGAGCAGGCGGTCCAGGCGGTGCTGACGTGGTATCGGGCACGCGCCGCCTGA
- the aroA gene encoding 3-phosphoshikimate 1-carboxyvinyltransferase, protein MTSPRLEFLDLSAASQASGTVRLPGSKSISNRVLLLAAVAEGSTEIRDLLDSDDTRVMLEALRKLGVRTTPCGEQALQVQGCGGALPVRETELFLGNAGTAFRPLTALLALSGGHFRLSGVARMHERPIGDLVDALNALGCDIRYTGNAGFPPLEIFPGQADFSLPIRVRGDVSSQFLTALLLALPLAGQAAEIEVVGELISKPYIEITLNLLRRFGVNVEREGWQRFRIPAGSRYRSPGVLCVEGDASSASYFLAAGAIGGGPVRVEGVGRDSIQGDVLFAEALQAMGARIEMGANWIEARSPAAGKLRAFDADFNHIPDAAMTLAVLALFADGPCTLRNIASWRVKETDRIAAMATELRKLGATAEEGADYLRVTPPAVGFASNVTIDTYDDHRMAMCFSLAALGGVPVRINDPQCVAKTFPEYFSEFARVVK, encoded by the coding sequence ATGACCTCTCCCCGCCTCGAATTCCTCGATCTTTCCGCCGCCAGCCAGGCTTCCGGCACGGTTCGGCTGCCCGGCTCGAAGAGCATTTCCAATCGCGTGCTGCTGCTGGCGGCGGTCGCCGAAGGCAGCACCGAGATCCGCGACCTGCTCGATTCCGACGATACCCGCGTGATGCTGGAAGCCTTGCGCAAGCTCGGCGTGAGGACGACGCCATGCGGCGAACAGGCACTGCAGGTGCAGGGCTGCGGCGGCGCGCTGCCGGTGCGCGAGACCGAACTGTTCCTCGGCAACGCCGGCACCGCGTTCCGCCCGCTGACCGCGCTGCTGGCCTTGTCCGGCGGACATTTCAGGCTCTCCGGCGTGGCGCGCATGCATGAGCGGCCGATCGGCGACCTGGTCGATGCGCTGAACGCGCTCGGCTGCGACATCCGCTACACGGGCAACGCCGGCTTTCCGCCGCTGGAAATCTTTCCCGGCCAGGCAGATTTTTCACTGCCGATCCGCGTGCGCGGCGACGTCTCCTCGCAGTTTCTCACCGCGCTGCTGCTGGCGCTGCCGCTGGCCGGGCAGGCTGCCGAGATCGAGGTGGTCGGCGAGCTGATCTCCAAGCCCTACATCGAGATCACCCTCAACCTGCTGCGCCGCTTCGGAGTCAATGTCGAGCGCGAGGGCTGGCAGCGCTTCCGCATCCCTGCCGGCAGCCGCTACCGCAGTCCGGGCGTGCTGTGCGTCGAGGGCGATGCTTCGAGCGCCTCGTATTTCCTGGCCGCCGGGGCGATCGGCGGCGGCCCGGTGCGCGTCGAGGGCGTCGGCCGCGACAGCATCCAGGGCGACGTGCTCTTCGCCGAGGCGCTGCAGGCGATGGGCGCGCGCATCGAGATGGGCGCCAACTGGATCGAGGCGCGTTCTCCCGCTGCCGGCAAGCTGCGCGCCTTCGATGCCGATTTCAACCACATCCCGGATGCGGCGATGACGCTGGCGGTGCTGGCGCTGTTCGCCGATGGTCCGTGCACGCTGCGCAACATCGCCAGTTGGCGCGTCAAGGAGACCGACCGCATCGCGGCGATGGCCACCGAGCTGCGCAAGCTCGGCGCGACGGCCGAGGAGGGCGCCGACTATCTCCGCGTCACGCCGCCTGCCGTGGGCTTCGCCTCTAATGTGACCATCGATACCTACGACGACCATCGCATGGCGATGTGCTTCTCGCTGGCGGCGCTGGGTGGCGTGCCGGTGCGCATCAACGATCCGCAGTGCGTGGCCAAGACTTTCCCCGAGTATTTCAGCGAATTTGCCAGGGTGGTGAAATGA
- a CDS encoding XdhC family protein, with translation MPTMSSSDLYVLENALDWLQEGVRVALVTVAETWGSAPRPVGSLLAVAEDGRFAGSVSGGCIEEHLVERIDREFPEKPYAASYGVSADEARRFGLPCGGTMVVVVEPIRDAETIARSVAEIRQRRRVCRTLEMGSGVARLAAASADDGFDYDGKLLRNVHGPRWRIVIVGAGHLARYLARMALMLDFVVHVTDPRLEYRAQWDVPEARLLEGMPDDALLALGIDPCTAIITTAHDPKVDDMALLEGLKSDAFYIGALGSPRTSAKRRIRLGLFDLTPEQIDRLHAPAGIPIGSHTPAEIALSMLAEVVAVRSELIAVAKSPSRISAAVGCVG, from the coding sequence ATGCCGACCATGAGCTCCTCCGATCTCTACGTACTTGAAAATGCGCTTGACTGGCTGCAGGAAGGCGTCCGCGTGGCGCTGGTGACGGTGGCCGAGACGTGGGGCTCGGCACCGCGGCCGGTGGGTTCGCTGCTGGCAGTGGCCGAGGATGGGCGCTTTGCCGGCTCGGTGTCCGGCGGCTGCATCGAGGAACATCTGGTCGAGCGCATCGACCGCGAGTTTCCGGAAAAGCCCTATGCCGCCTCCTATGGCGTCTCGGCCGACGAGGCGCGCCGCTTCGGCCTGCCTTGCGGCGGCACCATGGTGGTGGTGGTCGAGCCGATTCGGGATGCCGAGACGATTGCGCGCAGCGTCGCCGAGATTCGCCAGCGTCGCCGCGTCTGTCGCACGCTGGAGATGGGCAGCGGCGTGGCGAGGCTGGCCGCGGCGAGTGCCGACGACGGCTTCGACTATGACGGCAAGCTGCTGAGGAACGTGCATGGGCCGCGCTGGCGCATCGTCATCGTCGGTGCCGGCCATCTGGCGCGCTATCTGGCGCGCATGGCGCTGATGCTGGATTTCGTCGTGCATGTTACCGATCCGCGCCTGGAATACCGCGCGCAGTGGGACGTACCCGAGGCGCGGCTGCTCGAAGGCATGCCCGATGACGCGCTCCTGGCGCTGGGTATCGATCCGTGCACGGCCATCATCACCACGGCGCACGATCCCAAGGTCGACGACATGGCGCTGCTCGAAGGGCTCAAGTCCGACGCCTTCTACATCGGCGCGCTCGGTTCGCCTCGCACCAGCGCCAAGCGGCGCATCCGCCTGGGCCTGTTCGATCTGACGCCCGAGCAGATCGACCGTTTGCACGCGCCGGCCGGCATTCCGATCGGCAGCCATACGCCGGCCGAGATCGCGCTGTCGATGCTGGCCGAGGTGGTTGCCGTGCGCAGCGAGCTGATCGCCGTGGCGAAGTCGCCGAGCCGAATTTCGGCCGCCGTGGGCTGCGTCGGTTGA
- a CDS encoding PaaI family thioesterase: MKHEDSNDANDIDSDRQHVMLDISDPQAPPPNADWAARREAADALRRLIGLMATTTSDAAVMRALARSLHAQAELLAEAPQMHGRAAFAEFEQGRMGSWGDIARETNPLSGRSNPLAPPLLLWLEGDTAHGRATLGWQYEGPPSSVHGGFVCALFDHFLGMAQRLTGQPGVTGTLTTRFHHPTPLNTELELVGRVVEVSGRKNLLRGEIRANGMLTASCEGTFIFISKQRFRAMVASHNGEATA; the protein is encoded by the coding sequence ATGAAGCATGAAGATTCCAACGATGCCAACGATATCGACTCCGACCGGCAGCACGTGATGCTGGATATTTCCGATCCGCAGGCGCCGCCGCCCAATGCGGATTGGGCAGCGCGGCGTGAGGCGGCGGATGCGCTGCGCCGCCTGATCGGCTTGATGGCCACCACGACCAGCGATGCGGCGGTGATGCGCGCGCTGGCGCGGAGTCTGCACGCTCAGGCCGAGTTGCTGGCCGAGGCGCCGCAAATGCACGGTCGCGCGGCTTTTGCCGAATTCGAGCAGGGCCGGATGGGAAGCTGGGGCGACATTGCCCGCGAGACGAATCCTCTGAGCGGGCGGAGCAATCCGCTCGCGCCGCCGCTGCTGCTATGGCTCGAAGGTGATACGGCGCATGGCCGCGCCACGCTCGGCTGGCAATACGAGGGGCCGCCTTCCAGCGTGCATGGCGGTTTCGTCTGTGCGTTGTTCGATCACTTCCTCGGCATGGCGCAGCGGCTCACCGGCCAGCCGGGGGTGACCGGCACGCTGACCACCCGCTTCCATCATCCGACGCCGCTGAATACCGAACTCGAGCTGGTTGGCCGCGTGGTCGAGGTCAGCGGGCGGAAGAATCTGCTCAGAGGCGAAATCCGCGCCAACGGCATGCTCACGGCGAGTTGCGAGGGAACTTTCATTTTCATCAGCAAGCAACGCTTCCGTGCGATGGTTGCCAGCCACAATGGTGAGGCGACGGCTTGA
- a CDS encoding HD domain-containing phosphohydrolase: MSEHQPNPPNPELYGHADLLAHLNGGEPLDQRLAVIHEALYTMVGCIDRISVASYDPATDLLKTFLASSPGRNDLVRYEARLADTPSLAEILKAGRPRIINDLRLTRQSQRTHSKIISEEGYRCSYTTPMYLNGRCWGFIFFDSRQPGPLPEAVLNQLDIFAHLISAVVTAEMMTVRTLAAAIKTAHDMVHFRDPETGSHIDRMARYSRLIAQHLSATGAATLDDETIERIFQFAPLHDIGKMAIPDRILLKPGRLSPEEREEMKLHTLRGHEMIEDIVRNFGLDHLDRLDLLKNIAESHHEAMDGSGYPHGLRGDEIPLEARIIAVADVFDALTSSRPYKPSWSNEEAFAWLRQLSRSKFDEDCVDALIFNAAKVREIQQQFRDDPSIAN; this comes from the coding sequence ATGAGCGAACACCAGCCCAACCCACCCAACCCCGAACTCTATGGCCACGCCGACCTGCTGGCGCATCTGAATGGCGGCGAGCCACTGGACCAGCGGCTGGCGGTGATCCATGAAGCGCTGTACACCATGGTCGGCTGCATCGATCGCATCTCGGTCGCCAGCTACGACCCGGCCACCGATTTGCTGAAGACTTTTCTTGCCAGCTCGCCGGGACGCAACGACCTGGTGCGTTATGAAGCCCGCCTTGCCGATACGCCTTCGCTGGCCGAAATCCTCAAGGCCGGCCGACCGCGCATCATCAATGACCTGCGCCTGACCCGGCAAAGCCAGCGCACGCACAGCAAGATCATTTCCGAAGAGGGTTATCGCTGCAGCTACACCACGCCGATGTATCTGAACGGCAGGTGCTGGGGCTTCATTTTTTTCGATTCGCGCCAGCCTGGCCCGCTGCCCGAAGCGGTGTTGAATCAACTGGACATCTTCGCCCACCTGATTTCTGCCGTCGTCACGGCCGAAATGATGACCGTGCGCACGCTCGCGGCCGCCATCAAGACGGCCCATGACATGGTGCATTTCCGCGATCCGGAAACCGGCAGCCACATCGACCGCATGGCGCGCTACTCGCGCCTGATCGCCCAGCACCTGTCCGCCACGGGCGCAGCCACGCTGGATGACGAAACCATCGAACGCATCTTCCAGTTCGCCCCACTGCACGACATCGGCAAAATGGCGATTCCCGATCGCATCCTGCTGAAACCGGGACGCCTGTCGCCGGAAGAACGCGAGGAAATGAAGCTGCACACCCTGCGCGGCCACGAAATGATCGAAGACATCGTGCGCAACTTTGGCCTGGATCATCTCGACCGTCTCGATCTGCTGAAGAACATCGCCGAGTCGCACCATGAAGCCATGGACGGCAGCGGCTATCCGCACGGCCTGCGCGGCGATGAGATTCCCCTGGAGGCGCGCATCATCGCCGTTGCCGACGTATTCGACGCGCTGACCAGCTCACGCCCTTACAAGCCTTCCTGGAGCAATGAGGAAGCCTTTGCCTGGCTGCGCCAGTTGTCGCGCAGCAAATTCGACGAGGATTGCGTCGATGCACTGATCTTCAATGCGGCAAAGGTGCGGGAAATCCAGCAGCAATTCCGGGACGATCCGTCCATCGCCAACTGA
- a CDS encoding HDOD domain-containing protein, with protein sequence MEAWKKHWGASQWAAFFETKKLPVMTRTKQLVSTTVEERGEQLAPQDLAAIALGDPLLCLQLLREAERIRSSRLGTETTTVLHAVMQLGVDKVCRLLLNSAEADASAAGFAYVEARSALAARVAMRWAPGRADLNPQEVALAALLTDTGELLLWLYAPELAQAALDELHSGRASRSAQAQSQACGFTFKELTMHCAEIWNLPALLRKLLQGAASERALLTRICTDFARHAMSRDDTATQALVADLLAIRKLMPNASFNWLVENISELDMEHRLHLAALAESAYLQNN encoded by the coding sequence ATGGAGGCATGGAAAAAACACTGGGGCGCAAGTCAGTGGGCGGCATTTTTCGAGACGAAGAAGCTGCCGGTAATGACGCGCACCAAGCAACTGGTGAGCACAACCGTCGAAGAACGTGGAGAACAGCTTGCGCCGCAGGATCTGGCCGCCATCGCTCTCGGCGATCCACTGCTCTGCCTGCAACTGCTGCGTGAAGCGGAGCGCATCCGCAGCAGCCGTCTGGGTACGGAAACCACCACCGTGCTGCATGCCGTCATGCAACTGGGTGTCGACAAGGTCTGCCGGCTGCTGCTCAATAGCGCCGAGGCAGACGCAAGCGCCGCCGGTTTTGCCTACGTCGAAGCGCGCTCGGCGCTGGCCGCGCGGGTCGCCATGCGCTGGGCGCCGGGGCGCGCCGATCTCAATCCGCAGGAAGTCGCCCTGGCCGCCCTGCTCACCGACACTGGCGAGCTGCTGCTGTGGCTTTACGCGCCGGAACTGGCGCAGGCCGCGCTGGATGAACTGCACTCCGGCCGCGCCAGCCGCTCGGCCCAGGCCCAGAGCCAGGCCTGCGGCTTCACTTTCAAGGAACTGACGATGCACTGCGCTGAAATCTGGAACCTGCCGGCGCTGTTGCGCAAGCTGCTGCAGGGTGCTGCCTCCGAGCGCGCCCTGCTGACCCGCATCTGCACCGATTTTGCCCGTCACGCGATGAGCCGGGACGACACCGCAACGCAAGCGCTGGTGGCCGACCTGCTGGCCATCCGAAAATTGATGCCGAATGCGAGCTTCAACTGGCTGGTCGAAAACATCAGCGAGCTCGACATGGAGCACCGCCTGCACCTGGCCGCACTGGCCGAATCCGCATATCTGCAGAACAACTGA